In Gemmatimonas sp., one genomic interval encodes:
- a CDS encoding RsmD family RNA methyltransferase — translation MRIVGGKFGGRTLTSPNDFRVRPTAEEVRVHMMKLLRNDLEGARVLDLFAGTGALGLEALSRGAKYVDFVEFRPASLHALQANIKALRVMEKTRVYKKDALPFADILPPDRYDVAFADPPYESRMLDRLIERWQRAPWSRILVAEHATTHQLPRAASHARFEETAISVYRAVADQAPAARPPLPPPASPTRP, via the coding sequence ATGCGCATTGTCGGCGGAAAATTCGGCGGACGTACCCTCACGTCACCCAACGACTTCCGGGTGCGCCCCACCGCCGAGGAGGTGCGCGTGCACATGATGAAGCTGCTGCGCAACGACCTCGAGGGGGCGCGAGTGCTCGACCTGTTCGCCGGCACGGGAGCGCTGGGACTCGAGGCCCTCTCGCGCGGCGCCAAGTACGTGGACTTCGTGGAGTTCCGGCCGGCCAGTCTGCACGCCCTGCAGGCCAACATCAAGGCGCTGCGCGTGATGGAGAAGACGCGCGTGTACAAGAAGGACGCACTCCCCTTCGCCGATATTCTGCCCCCCGATCGGTACGACGTGGCTTTTGCCGACCCGCCGTACGAATCGCGCATGCTCGACCGGCTCATTGAGCGGTGGCAGCGTGCGCCGTGGTCCCGTATCCTCGTGGCGGAGCACGCCACCACGCACCAGCTGCCTCGTGCCGCCTCGCACGCGCGCTTCGAGGAAACCGCCATCTCCGTGTATCGGGCCGTGGCCGACCAGGCCCCGGCCGCCCGCCCGCCGCTCCCTCCCCCGGCTTCCCCCACCAGGCCATGA